The genome window GCGCCAAGGGACTCGGCGAAGGCAACAACATGAGCACGCCGGTGGTGATCGCTAATGCCTTCGCCGATGCGCTGCGGCCGCTGCGCGATCTCGCCGACGTGCGCCTGCCGCTGATGCCGTCGCGCGTGCTCTCGCTGATCGGCGAAGAAGGCGGCCTGGCCGAGCCGGCGCCGCCCGCAGGGCTCGGCCGCACGGCGGAACCTCCCAGAGTGGCCGGCGGCCTCGCGCTGCAGGCCCAGGGCAGCGTGGACATCGCCGCGCCACCGGAGAAGGTGTTCGCCGTGCTGCTCGATCCGGCGGCGCTGGCGCGCGTCATCCCGGGATGCCACGCGCTGCAGCGCGACGGCGAGCATCGCTACCGGGCCGACGTCACCGTCGGCGTGGGGCTGGTGAAGGCGCGCTACGAGGCCCGCATCGAGCTGTCGGAGATCGATGCGCCGCGCAGCCTGCGGCTGGCCGGCTCGGGCCAGTCGTCGCTGGGCACGGGCTCCGGCAGCGGCACGGTGCGCCTGGAGGCCACGGCTGCCGGCACCCGGCTGCACTACGACTATGCGGCGCAGGTCGGTGGCAAGGTGGCCGCCGTGGGCAGCCGCATGCTCGAAGGGGCCGCGCGCATCGTGCTGGCCCAGCTGTTCGAGTCGCTCGGCCGCCAGGCCGCCGGCGACGCCGCGGTGCGCAAGGCGACGTGGTGGCGGCGTCTGATGGCCTGGCTGGGGGTGGCGCGATGAAGCCGGCAGCCTTCGAGTACCAGCGTGCCGAGACGGCCGCGGAAGCCGCGGCGGTGCTCGCGCAGCTCGGCGATGAGGCGCGCATCCTCGCCGGCGGGCAATCGCTGATGGCGGTGCTCAACATGCGCCTGGCCCGGCCGCAACGCCTGGTCGACATCTCGCGATCGAAGGCACTGGCCGAACTGCGCGTCGACGGCGCCATGCTGCACGTCGGCGCGGCAGTCACCCAGGCCATGCTCGAGTGGCGGCCGGGACTGGCGCAGGAACTCCCGTTGCTGGCGCTGGCCTTCCCGCACATCTCGCACTTCCAGATCCGCAATCGCGGCACGGTGGCCGGCAGCATCGCGCACGCCGACCCTTCGGCCGAGCTGCCGCTGGTGCTGCTGGCAGTCGGCGGCGAGGTCTGTCTGCGCAGCGCGCGGGGCGCTCGCCGGGTGGCGGCGCAGGACTTCTTCACCGGCATGCTGCTGACCGCGCGCCGGGCCGACGAACTGGTCGAGGCCGTGCGCTTCCCGCTCGCCTCGGCTGGCCAGGGCCACGGATTCGAGGAGTTCGCGGTGCGCCATGGCGACTTCGCCATCTGCGCCGTGGCGGCGGTGGCCGATGCGCGCCGGCTGCGCATCGCCGTCGGCGGCGTCGCCGACCGCCCGGTAGCGCGTGATCTGCCGCTTCTCGACGGCGCCGCACTCGACGACGCCCTCAACGAACTCGCCTGGTCGCTCGACGTGCGCGACGAGCCGCAGGCCAGCGCGGCGCTGCGGCGCCAGCTGGTCCGCCGCCTCGGCCGCCGCGCTGCCGATCGGGCCCTCACCACCCGGAGACCTGCATGACCGTGCTGGACGCCCGCGCCGAACATCCGGTGCGCCTCACGCTGAACGGCCGCGAGCGACGTGCCAGCGCATCGCCGCGCCGGCTGCTGTCGGACTTCCTGCGCCACGACCTCGGCGCCACCGGCACCCACGTCGGCTGCGAGCACGGCGTGTGCGGTGCCTGCACGGTGCAGATCGACGGCGTCGCGCAGCGGGCCTGCCTGACGCTGGCGGTGCAGGTCGACGGCCGCGAGGTCCGCACGGTGGAAGGACTGGCCGAGGGCGACGCCGTGCTGAGTGACCTGCAGGCCGCCTTCAAGCGCCACCATGCCCTGCAATGCGGCTTCTGCACGCCGGGCATCCTGATGTCGTGCGCGGACTGGCTCTCGCGCATTGCCGGCCGTGGCGTGCCGGACGAAGAACAGGTGCGCGAGATGCTGTCCGGGCACCTGTGCCGATGCACCGGCTACACCCCCATCGTCGCGGCGGTGATGGACGTGGCGCGTGCGCGCGCCGCGCAGGGGGCCTCTCATGCTTGACCTCGGGCGCACCTTCCTGCAGAGCGTCGAGCGCAGCCCGCGGCAGATCGCGATCGTCGACGGTGGCCTGCGCCTGAGCTACCTCGAGTGGGCAGGCCGGATCGGCGCCGTGCAGCGCGGTCTCGCAGACGCCGGCCTCGTGCGAGGCGACCACCTGCTCGTGGTGCTGCAGAACCGCTGGGAGATGGCCACGCTGCATTGGGCCTGCCAGTTCGCCGGCATCGTGATGACGCCGCTCAACTGGCGCGCCAAACCGGAAGAGATCGACTACTGCCTGGCCGATGCCGAGGCGAAGGCGATCGTCTGGGAGCCGGTTGCGGACGCCGCGGTGGCCGCGTCCTCGGCGGCGAGCCAGGCGCTGCGCATCGGCGTGAACGAGGTGCATGGCGCGACGCTGCGTTTCGAGGACTGGATGGCCGCAGCAGACGAGCCGATGCCGCAGGCCGAGGCGTCGGATTGGTCGCTGATGCTCTACACCAGCGGCACCACCGGCAGGCCCAAGGGCGTGCCACGACGCCAGCGCGCCGAGCGCATCGCCGCGCTGGCCCATGTGGCGCAGAACCGCTATGCGGTGGGCGAGTGCACGCTGGGCGTGATGCCGCTGTACCACACGATGGGCGTGCGTTCGCTGCTGTCGCTGGCGCTGATCGACGGGCGCATCGTCTGCATCCCGCGCTTCGACGCCGCGCGCGCCCTGGCGGCGATCCGCGACGAGCAGGTGACGCATCTCTACCTGGTGCCCACGCTCTACCACGACCTGCTGTCGCACCCCGACTTCGCCGGCACCGACACCCGCAGCGTGCGCAAGCTCGGCTTTGCGGGTGCGCCGATGCACGACGCGCTGCTGCAGCGCTTGCAGGCTGCTTTCCAGCCGGAGCTCTTCGTCAATCACTACGGTAGCTCCGAGATCTACACCTTCTCGATCAACCAGCGTGCAGCCGAAAAGCCCGGGTGCGCAGGACGTGCCGGGCTCAACACACGGCTGCGTGTCGTCAAGCTCGACCAGCGCGACCCGGAGCGCCTGGCTGCGCCGATGGAAGAGGGCCAGATCATCGCCGAGCTGCGCAGCGACGAAGCCTTCGAGGGCTACCACAAGCGTCCCGATGCCGATGCGAAGAGCCTGCACCGCGGCTGGTACTTCACCGGCGACACCGGCTACGTCGACCCCGAGGGCGATCTGTTCGTCACCGGCCGCGTCGACGACATGATCATCAGCGGCGGGGAGAACATCTCGCCGGTCGACATCGAGTCCGTGCTGTCGCTGCACCCGGCCGTCGACGAGGTGGCTGTGGCCGGTCTGCAGGACGAACGCTGGGGCCAGAAGGTCGTCGCGTTCGTGAAGGTGCGCCAGCCGGTCGACGCGCTGGCGCTGGACGCGCACTGCCGCGACAGCGACCTCGTCAATTTCAAGCGCCCGCGCGACTACGTCTTCGTGCGCGAGATCCCCAAGAGCCCGGTGGGCAAGGTGCTGCGACGCAAGTTGCAGTCCGGCGAGTACGAGCCGCTGGACACCACGCTGCCCGCCATTCCACCCGCCTGAGGAGCACTCGCCGTCATGACCGCTGCCCACACCAGCCTGCGAGGCTGGCTCCGCCACCTCGCCGCCAGCAACCGCCTCGCCGCCATCCGGCCCGGCGTGGCGCTCGAACACGAGCTCGCCGCGATCGCCAAGCGCCTCGACGGACGACAGGCGGCGCTGTTTGCGCAGCCGGGCGGCCATTCGATCCCGGTGGTCTCCGGCTTTATGTCACGGCGCGCCTGGATCGCCGAAGCGATGGGCGTCCCCGAGTCTCGACTGCTGCAGCACTTCCGTTCGGCCGCCGAGAAGCCGCTCGGCTGGCGTGAGGTGGACGTGGCCGAAGCGCCGGTGCAGCAGATCGTGCACCGCTTCGCCGGCGGCGCCGCCGACATCCGCTCGCTGCTGCCCGTGCCGACGCACAGCGAACACGATCATGGCGCCTACATCACCGCCGGCCTGGTGATCGCACGCAACCCGAAGACAGGCGTGCAGAACGTCTCGATCAATCGAATCCAGATCCACGGTCCGGACCGGCTCGGCATCCTGATCCTGCCCCGCCACCTGCATGCCTTCTTCGCGGCCGCGGAAGCGCAGGGCGAAGCGCTGGAGGTGGCGATCGCGATCGGCGTCGACCCGCTGACGGCGCTCGCCTCGCAGGCCATCGCCCCGATCGACTGCGACGAGCTGGAGATCGCGGGAGCCCTCCATGGCCAGCCACTGCCAGTCGTGAAGTGCGTGACCAACCAGGTGCGCGTGCCGGCCGAGGCCGAGATCGTGATCGAAGGCCGCATCCTGCCGAACGTGCGCGAGCCCGAGGGTCCGTTCGGCGAGTTCCCGAAGTACTACAGCGCCCGCGAGGAACGCGAGGTCATCGCCATCGATGCGGTGACCCATCGCCGCGATCCCGTGTTCCACACCATCGTGCCGGCCGAGATGGAACACCTGCTGCTGGGCGCGATCCCGCGCGAGGCCACCTTGCTGGCGCACCTCCAGCGCAGCTTCCCGAACGTGACCGACGTGCACCTGACCGTCGGCGGCGTCGCGCGCTACCACCTCGTCGTGCAGTTGAAGAAGACACGCGAAGGGCAGGCCAAGAACGTCATGCTCGGCGCCTTCGCCGGGCACTACGACGTCAAGCAGGTGATCGTGGTCGACGAGGATGTCGACATCCACGATGCGAACGAAGTGGAGTGGGCCGTGGCCACCCGCTTCCAGGCCGACCGCGACCTCGTCGTGATCGCCGGTGCGCAGGGCTCCGCGCTGGATCCGTCGACCACGGTCGGCTTCGCCGGCAACAAGCCCTCGCCCGAATGGCAGGGCTACGGCGCCAAGATGGGGCTCGACGCGACCAAGCCGCTGGCCAGCGCCGAGCATGTCTTCACGCGCGTGCGGATTCCCGGCGAACGCGATGTCGACCTTGCCCAGCTCGTGGCGGCCACCGGCGCCGCCGCCCTGGTCGGCACGCCGCTGGAGGCCGAATGAAGCGCCTCATCGTCGCGATCACCGGTGCCAGCGGCGCCGTCTACGGGGTGCGGCTGCTGCAGCTGCTGCGCGCCGTGCCGCAGGTGGAGACGCACCTCGTGCTGTCGCAGGCCGGCGGGCTGACGCTGGCGCAGGAACTGGACATCACGCGCAGCGATCTGGAAGCGCTAGCCGACGTCGTGCACAACCCACGCGACATCGGCGCGTCGGTGGCCAGCGGCTCCTTCGTCACCGAAGGCATGGTGGTGGCGCCGTGCTCGATGAAGACCCTGGCCAGCATCGCGCTCGGCCTGGCCGACAACCTCGTCAGTCGGGCCGCCGATGTGGTGCTCAAGGAACGGCGCCGCCTGGTCCTGCTGGCGCGCGAGACACCGCTGAACCAGGCGCACCTGCGCAACATGCTGGCGGTCACCGAGATGGGCGGCGTGATCTGCCCGCCGGTGCCTGCCTTCTACCAACGCCCGCAGTCGCTCGACGAGGTCGTCGAGCACACCTGCGTGCGCGTGCTCGACCTGTTCGGCCTCGGCGAAAGCGCGGCCGCTGCGTCCCCCCTCGCCGTGCGCCGCTGGTCGGGGCTCGCCCCGTCGGCGTCGGCATGACTCTCGCCACATCAGACCACATCAGACAGGAGACAAGAATGAAGATCATCGCCCTCGCGGCCGCAGCCGCCTCCACCGTGCTGGCCAGCCTGCCGGCCGCCGCCAAGCTCAATTCCTGCGACGGGCCGATCGTGTTCGGCACCACGCTCAGCGAGACCGGCCCCTTCTCCACGCTGGCGGACCGCTGGCGCAAGATGACCGAGGTCTTCGCGGAGGAGATCAACAAGAGCGGCGGCATCGCCGTCAAGGCCTGCAACAAGAAGCTGCCGCTGCAATTCGTCATCTACGACGACCAGAGCGTGCCGGCCACGGCCGTGCAGCTCTACGAGAAGATGGCCACGGTCGACAAGGTCGACTTCTTCGTCGGTCCCGACTGGAGTTCGATCGGCGGCCCGGTCCCGCCGATCGCCGACAAGTACCAGATCCCGATGGTGATGGCCAACGTGGCCACGCCGGCGCTGTACGACCGCGGCCTCAAGTACACCTGGGGTACGCCCTTCCCCGTCGTTCCCAACTGGTCGGCGCGCTACTTCGACATGCTCGGCAAGGTCAGTCCGAAGCCGCAGTCGATCTACTTCATCACCCACGACAACCCGGTGATGAAGGGCATCACGGCGACCTGGAGCAAGAAGGCCGAGGCGCAGGGCCTGAAGGTGCTGGGCAACGAGACCTTCAGCCCCGAGCTGAAGGACTTCACCGCGCTGATCGCCAAGGTGCGCGCCGCCAAGGCCGACGTGATCTACATCAGTGCCTACGACAACGCGTCGGTGCCGCTGGTGCAGCAGATGCGACAGCTGAAGGTGCGCGCGATGGACGTGCACCACACGATGCTGACGGGCGCGCTGGCGCGCCAGGTGGGGGCCGACATCGAGGGCATGACCGGCGAGCTGAGCTGGTACCCCGGCGTGAAGGGGGCCTACAGCGAGCTGGTCGAGACGGTGATGCAGCGCTCCAACGTCACGATGTTCGACTACATCTGGACGCTCAGTCGGCTGACCTCGTACCTGGCCATGGTGCAGGGCATCGAGAAGGCCGGCGTGGTCGATCGCGAGAAGGTGCGCGAGGCACTCTTCAAGGCGACGATCAAGAGCCCGGCTGGCGACGTCACCTTCGACGAGCGCGGCTTCCCGAACACGGGCGCCTTCACCGTGCAGATGCAGAACGGGAAGGTCAACGTGGTGTGGCCGCCGGAGGTCGCCACCGGAAAGCTGGCCTGGCCTTCGCCGAGCTGGCAGCAGTGACGCCAGGGCACGCACATCCATCATGGAAGTCCTGCTTCAGGTACTGATCGGCGGCGTGCTGCTCGGCGGACTCTACGCGTTGGTCGCGTTTGGTCTCTCGCTGATCTACGGCGTCGTCCGCATCCTCAACTTCGCGCACGGCACGCTGCTGGCGGTCTGCGGCGTGGCGGCGAGCCTGGCCTTCTCGGCCTGGCAGATGCACCCGGCGCTGATTGCGGCGCTGCTCGCGCCGCTGCTGTTTGCCTTCGCCTGGGCCTACTACCACCTGCTGCTGCGTCCGCTGGCCTCTCGCAACCACTTCGAAGGAACCGTGGGCACGGTGCTGGTCACGGTGGGCACGCTGATGATCCTGTCGGACCTGACCGCCAAGGCGGCCGGTGCGACCCAGCGCAACATCCCGCTGCGACTGCCGGCGCTGGAGTTCGGCGAGATCGTCGTCTCCAGCACGCAGATGCTGATCCTCGGCGGCATCGTCGTGCTGACGATCGTCATGCACCTGCTGCTCAAGCACACCTGGTTCGGCCGGGCCGTGCGGGCGGTGACCCAGGACGCCGTCGGCGCGCAGATCTGCGGCGTGCGCAGCGTGCACATGAAGGCGCTCACCTTTGCCTTCGGCTCGGCCACCGTCGCGGTGGCGGCGGTGCTCTACGTGCTGTCCTTCCCGGTCGATCCGTACATGGGCTTCGGCCTGACGGTGAAGGCCTTCACGATCATCGTCGTCGGCGGCATCGGCAACCTGCCGGGTGCACTGCTGGCCGGCGTGTTCCTCGGCGTGGCCGAGGGGCTCACCGGCCTGTACTGGAAGCCGGAGTGGGCACCGGCGCTGAGCGTGATCGCGATGCTGCTGATCCTGGTCGTCTGGCCCAAGGGACTGGGGAGGACGGCATGAAGGCGCTGCTCCGTCTACCCCCGCTACTGGGACTGGGCCTGGTCGCGGTGCTGGTGGCGCTGCCGTTCAGCGGCAATGCCTACCTGACCACGTTCGCCTTCACGGTGCTGATCGCCTACATCCTGGGCCAGAGCTGGGACTGGGTGGCCGGCGAGATGGGCTACGTCAACCTGGGCCACTATGCCTTCTACGGCATCGGTGCCTACGCCTTCGCGATCGTGCTCGTCGGCGGATCGCCGTTCTGGCTCGCCTTCGTGGCGGCGCTGGGCGTCACGGCCATCGCCGCGCGTCTGCTCGCGGTGCCGCTGTTCCGCCTGCACGGCGACTACTTCGCCTTCGCGTCGCTCGCGCTGCTGCCGCTGCTGGAGGTGCTCGCCTACAACCTGACGCCGATCACGCGAGGCGCCGACGGCATCGTGCTGCCGGTGGCGCAGGTGCTGAAGCCGGCCTATCTCATCGCGCTGGCCGTGTGCTTGATCACCTTTGTCGTCACGCTGCGCATCCACGGCGCGCGCTTCGGCTACGCGCTCAAGAGCATTCGCAACGACGAGCAGGTGGCGGAGACGGTGGGGGTGCGCATCGCGCCGGTCAAGCGCCGCGTGCTGGTGCTCTCCAGCCTGTTCGGCGCCGCGGCGGGCGCTCTGCAGGCCTGGCAGATGAGCTACATCGACCCGGCCACCGTCTTCGGACTGAACGTCGCGCTGGCACCGATCGCGATGGTGCTGTTCGCCGGCTCGGGATTGCGCTACGGGCCGCTGATCGGCGTGCTGCTGCTCGCCTCCATGCAGCAATGGCTTCTGGTCAGCGTCAAGGGCTTCCAGGCCACGCTGTATGGCGCGACCCTGCTACTCATCGGCCGCTTCATGCCCGGCGGCTTCCTGCGCGCGAAATGGGTGCGGCGCGTTCCGGGTCTCGCGGAGTTCGGCCGCGAGCACCACGAACATGCGACGGCCTCCGCCATGCAGGCGACTGGACAGGCCGGCGGCGCACTTCCGCTGCCGACTCCGCAGGTCGCCGGGGCGCGGCCTCTCATCGAACTACAAGGCGTACGCATGCAGTTCGGTGGCAATGTGGCGGTCAACGACATCAGCCTGTCCATCCGCGCCGGCGAGATCGTCGGGCTGATCGGTCCCAACGGTTCCGGCAAGACGACGCTGTTCAACTGCATTTCCCGGGTCTACACACCCACCGCGGGGCGCGTGCTGTTCGACGGACAGGACCTGGCGGACCTGGGGCGCGATGGCATCGCCCGCCTTGGCGTCGGCCGCACGTATCAGATCCCGCGTCCGTTCTCCGACCTGACGGTGCAGGAGAACATCGCCATCCCTCTGATGTTCGGCGCGAATCCACTGTCGCCGCGCGATGCGCTTCGAGAGGCGCGGGCCTTCGTCGACTACGCAGAACTCGGCCCGCGGCTGTACGACCGCGCCGACGCGTTGTCGGTGCAGGAGAAGAAGGCGCTCGAGTTCGCGCGCGCGCTGGCCTGCCGGCCGCGGCTGCTGCTGGTGGACGAGGTCGCCTCGGGCCTGACACCCGCCGAGGTGAAACGCTTCGTCGAGCACATCCGCCATGTGCGCGACCGCTACGGCATCACCGTGATCTGGGTCGAGCACATCTTCTCGGCGCTGGAGCAGGTCGTCGACCGCGTGATTGCGCTCGAGCAAGGCGTACTGATCGCCGACGGACCCCTCGACGCTGTGGTCAGGAACGAGCGGGTGCTCGCCACCTATCTGGGCGCCGCCGCAACGGCCCCCCAGGCCTCTGCGCCACCGATGCTGATTCGAGGAGTTGCCTGATGCTCAGCCTGACCCGACTCGCCGTCGATCACGGCAAGCTGCGTGCGCTGTGGGACGTCTCGATGCACGTGGGGCATGGTGAACGTGTCGCCCTGCTTGGTGCCAACGGGGCGGGCAAGTCCACGGCGATGGGTGCCATCGTCGGTCTGTACGCCGTGGCATCCGGCGGCATCGAGTTCGATGGCGCACCGTTGCAGCGCGCCTCCACCGCGCAAACCGTCGGCCGCGGCATCGCACTGGTTCCGGAAGGACGGCGGCTGTTTCCCGGCATGACCGTCCAGGAGAACCTGGCCATGGGCGCCTACGCCGCGGCGTCCCGGCGTGCACTCGACGAACCCCTGGAGCAGGTGTTCGGCCTCTTTCCGATCTTGCGCCAGAAGGCGGCGCAGAACGCGGGTGAACTCTCCGGCGGCCAGCAGCAGATGGTGGCCATCGGCCGCGCGCTGATGTCGCGCCCGCGCCTGCTGTTGCTGGACGAGCCCTTCATCGGCGTGGCGCCGCTGCTGGTGGACGAGATCCTGGCCGCGCTGCGCCGCATCGCGGAGCAGGGCGTGACCATGCTGCTCGTCGAGCAGAACACCCATCGCGCACTCGACTTCGTCGATCGCGCCTACGTACTCGAGAACGGACGGACCGTGCTGGAGGGCAGCCGCGAGGTCTTGCTCGGCGACCCGGCCTTTGCCGCCAAGTTCCTGGGCCTCGAATGAACCTGGAGACACTTCAATGACGAGAGAAGAAGAGATCGTCGCGCGCTCGAATGCGTTCCGTGCGCAGTACCGCGCCGACACGCCTGCCTGGTACCGCGGCGAAATGCATCTGGCTTTCACGCTGGTGTTCACCTTCGGCGTGATCCTCTACTGCGCCTCCCGCCTGCAGCAGCCCTCGTGGCTGGAGTGGGTCGGCGTGGTGCTGCCGATGTTCCTGTTTGGCAACTGGGCCGAATGGGCGGCGCACCGCTACCTGCTGCACAGCCCGAAGAGTCTGCTGAAGTCGG of Betaproteobacteria bacterium contains these proteins:
- a CDS encoding ABC transporter ATP-binding protein; its protein translation is MLSLTRLAVDHGKLRALWDVSMHVGHGERVALLGANGAGKSTAMGAIVGLYAVASGGIEFDGAPLQRASTAQTVGRGIALVPEGRRLFPGMTVQENLAMGAYAAASRRALDEPLEQVFGLFPILRQKAAQNAGELSGGQQQMVAIGRALMSRPRLLLLDEPFIGVAPLLVDEILAALRRIAEQGVTMLLVEQNTHRALDFVDRAYVLENGRTVLEGSREVLLGDPAFAAKFLGLE
- a CDS encoding UbiD family decarboxylase gives rise to the protein MTAAHTSLRGWLRHLAASNRLAAIRPGVALEHELAAIAKRLDGRQAALFAQPGGHSIPVVSGFMSRRAWIAEAMGVPESRLLQHFRSAAEKPLGWREVDVAEAPVQQIVHRFAGGAADIRSLLPVPTHSEHDHGAYITAGLVIARNPKTGVQNVSINRIQIHGPDRLGILILPRHLHAFFAAAEAQGEALEVAIAIGVDPLTALASQAIAPIDCDELEIAGALHGQPLPVVKCVTNQVRVPAEAEIVIEGRILPNVREPEGPFGEFPKYYSAREEREVIAIDAVTHRRDPVFHTIVPAEMEHLLLGAIPREATLLAHLQRSFPNVTDVHLTVGGVARYHLVVQLKKTREGQAKNVMLGAFAGHYDVKQVIVVDEDVDIHDANEVEWAVATRFQADRDLVVIAGAQGSALDPSTTVGFAGNKPSPEWQGYGAKMGLDATKPLASAEHVFTRVRIPGERDVDLAQLVAATGAAALVGTPLEAE
- a CDS encoding (2Fe-2S)-binding protein; the encoded protein is MTVLDARAEHPVRLTLNGRERRASASPRRLLSDFLRHDLGATGTHVGCEHGVCGACTVQIDGVAQRACLTLAVQVDGREVRTVEGLAEGDAVLSDLQAAFKRHHALQCGFCTPGILMSCADWLSRIAGRGVPDEEQVREMLSGHLCRCTGYTPIVAAVMDVARARAAQGASHA
- a CDS encoding UbiX family flavin prenyltransferase, whose amino-acid sequence is MKRLIVAITGASGAVYGVRLLQLLRAVPQVETHLVLSQAGGLTLAQELDITRSDLEALADVVHNPRDIGASVASGSFVTEGMVVAPCSMKTLASIALGLADNLVSRAADVVLKERRRLVLLARETPLNQAHLRNMLAVTEMGGVICPPVPAFYQRPQSLDEVVEHTCVRVLDLFGLGESAAAASPLAVRRWSGLAPSASA
- a CDS encoding branched-chain amino acid ABC transporter ATP-binding protein/permease, whose amino-acid sequence is MLVALPFSGNAYLTTFAFTVLIAYILGQSWDWVAGEMGYVNLGHYAFYGIGAYAFAIVLVGGSPFWLAFVAALGVTAIAARLLAVPLFRLHGDYFAFASLALLPLLEVLAYNLTPITRGADGIVLPVAQVLKPAYLIALAVCLITFVVTLRIHGARFGYALKSIRNDEQVAETVGVRIAPVKRRVLVLSSLFGAAAGALQAWQMSYIDPATVFGLNVALAPIAMVLFAGSGLRYGPLIGVLLLASMQQWLLVSVKGFQATLYGATLLLIGRFMPGGFLRAKWVRRVPGLAEFGREHHEHATASAMQATGQAGGALPLPTPQVAGARPLIELQGVRMQFGGNVAVNDISLSIRAGEIVGLIGPNGSGKTTLFNCISRVYTPTAGRVLFDGQDLADLGRDGIARLGVGRTYQIPRPFSDLTVQENIAIPLMFGANPLSPRDALREARAFVDYAELGPRLYDRADALSVQEKKALEFARALACRPRLLLVDEVASGLTPAEVKRFVEHIRHVRDRYGITVIWVEHIFSALEQVVDRVIALEQGVLIADGPLDAVVRNERVLATYLGAAATAPQASAPPMLIRGVA
- a CDS encoding amino acid ABC transporter substrate-binding protein translates to MKIIALAAAAASTVLASLPAAAKLNSCDGPIVFGTTLSETGPFSTLADRWRKMTEVFAEEINKSGGIAVKACNKKLPLQFVIYDDQSVPATAVQLYEKMATVDKVDFFVGPDWSSIGGPVPPIADKYQIPMVMANVATPALYDRGLKYTWGTPFPVVPNWSARYFDMLGKVSPKPQSIYFITHDNPVMKGITATWSKKAEAQGLKVLGNETFSPELKDFTALIAKVRAAKADVIYISAYDNASVPLVQQMRQLKVRAMDVHHTMLTGALARQVGADIEGMTGELSWYPGVKGAYSELVETVMQRSNVTMFDYIWTLSRLTSYLAMVQGIEKAGVVDREKVREALFKATIKSPAGDVTFDERGFPNTGAFTVQMQNGKVNVVWPPEVATGKLAWPSPSWQQ
- a CDS encoding FAD binding domain-containing protein, which codes for MKPAAFEYQRAETAAEAAAVLAQLGDEARILAGGQSLMAVLNMRLARPQRLVDISRSKALAELRVDGAMLHVGAAVTQAMLEWRPGLAQELPLLALAFPHISHFQIRNRGTVAGSIAHADPSAELPLVLLAVGGEVCLRSARGARRVAAQDFFTGMLLTARRADELVEAVRFPLASAGQGHGFEEFAVRHGDFAICAVAAVADARRLRIAVGGVADRPVARDLPLLDGAALDDALNELAWSLDVRDEPQASAALRRQLVRRLGRRAADRALTTRRPA
- a CDS encoding branched-chain amino acid ABC transporter permease encodes the protein MEVLLQVLIGGVLLGGLYALVAFGLSLIYGVVRILNFAHGTLLAVCGVAASLAFSAWQMHPALIAALLAPLLFAFAWAYYHLLLRPLASRNHFEGTVGTVLVTVGTLMILSDLTAKAAGATQRNIPLRLPALEFGEIVVSSTQMLILGGIVVLTIVMHLLLKHTWFGRAVRAVTQDAVGAQICGVRSVHMKALTFAFGSATVAVAAVLYVLSFPVDPYMGFGLTVKAFTIIVVGGIGNLPGALLAGVFLGVAEGLTGLYWKPEWAPALSVIAMLLILVVWPKGLGRTA
- a CDS encoding AMP-binding protein is translated as MLDLGRTFLQSVERSPRQIAIVDGGLRLSYLEWAGRIGAVQRGLADAGLVRGDHLLVVLQNRWEMATLHWACQFAGIVMTPLNWRAKPEEIDYCLADAEAKAIVWEPVADAAVAASSAASQALRIGVNEVHGATLRFEDWMAAADEPMPQAEASDWSLMLYTSGTTGRPKGVPRRQRAERIAALAHVAQNRYAVGECTLGVMPLYHTMGVRSLLSLALIDGRIVCIPRFDAARALAAIRDEQVTHLYLVPTLYHDLLSHPDFAGTDTRSVRKLGFAGAPMHDALLQRLQAAFQPELFVNHYGSSEIYTFSINQRAAEKPGCAGRAGLNTRLRVVKLDQRDPERLAAPMEEGQIIAELRSDEAFEGYHKRPDADAKSLHRGWYFTGDTGYVDPEGDLFVTGRVDDMIISGGENISPVDIESVLSLHPAVDEVAVAGLQDERWGQKVVAFVKVRQPVDALALDAHCRDSDLVNFKRPRDYVFVREIPKSPVGKVLRRKLQSGEYEPLDTTLPAIPPA